The proteins below come from a single Pleuronectes platessa chromosome 1, fPlePla1.1, whole genome shotgun sequence genomic window:
- the LOC128438533 gene encoding putative gonadotropin-releasing hormone II receptor, whose translation MHHLPAEHQLNASCNCSSAPSNWTAGGDTLQLPTFTTAAKVRVTITFILCATSAFCNLAVLWAAHSDGKRKSHVRVLIINLTVADLMMTFIVMPVDAVWNITVQWLAGDLACRLLMFLKLQAMYSCAFVTVVISLDRQSAILNPLAINEARKRNRVMLSVAWAMSAALSVPQIFLFHNVTIIHPEEFTQCTTRGSFVSHWHETAYNMFTFSCLFLLPLVIMITCYTRILCEISERLKTDNLSSNEVRLRCSKNNIPRARMRTLKMSIVIVLSFIICWTPYYLLGLWYWFFPEDLEGKVSQSLTHILFIFGLLNACLDPVIYGLFTIHFRKGLRRYFCKAPRASDLDNHTVITGSLTCAASISPLKRELSPAASQEKFIMYSSNHSKEESTSPSGSFLTADNNTARDVNQSSSDSTV comes from the exons ATGCATCACCTGCCAGCAGAGCATCAACTCAATGCCAGCTGCAACTGCTCCTCTGCCCCTTCCAACTGGACAGCAGGGGGCGACACCCTGCAGCTGCCCACATTCACCACAGCAGCCAAAGTCAGGGTGACCATTACCTTCATCCTCTGCGCCACGTCGGCCTTCTGCAACCTGGCCGTGCTGTGGGCTGCCCACAGCGACGGGAAGCGAAAGTCGCACGTCAGGGTGCTGATCATCAACCTGACTGTGGCTGATCTGATGATGACCTTCATCGTGATGCCAGTTGACGCAGTGTGGAACATCACAGTCCAGTGGCTTGCTGGGGACCTTGCCTGCAGGCTACTGATGTTTCTCAAGCTGCAGGCGATGTACTCCTGCGCCTTTGTCACTGTGGTGATTAGCCTGGACAGGCAGTCAGCTATTCTCAACCCTCTGGCTATCAACGAGGCCCGAAAGAGGAACAGAGTCATGCTGTCTGTGGCGTGGGCCATGAGTGCTGCGCTGTCGGTCCCTCAG ATATTCCTTTTTCACAATGTGACCATCATTCATCCCGAGGAGTTCACTCAGTGCACGACTCGTGGAAGTTTCGTGAGTCACTGGCATGAAACTGCCTACAACATGTTCACCTTCTCCTGCCTGTTCCTGCTGCCTCTGGTCATCATGATCACCTGTTACACCAGGATCTTGTGTGAGATCTCCGAACGACTGAAAACGGACAACT TGTCGTCCAATGAGGTGCGTTTGCGGTGTTCAAAGAACAACATCCCCAGAGCCCGAATGAGAACTCTAAAAATGAGTATAGTTATTGTCTTGTCTTTTATTATCTGCTGGACTCCGTACTACCTGCTGGGACTGTGGTACTGGTTCTTCCCCGAAGACCTTGAGGGGAAAGTCTCCCAATCGCTAACCCACATCCTGTTCATCTTTGGTCTCCTCAACGCCTGCCTGGACCCGGTCATCTACGGCCTGTTCACCATTCACTTTCGAAAGGGGCTCCGGAGGTATTTTTGCAAAGCCCCCCGAGCGTCTGACCTGGATAACCACACGGTTATAACTGGATCTTTAACTTGTGCTGCCAGTATTTCACCActgaaaagagagctgagccctGCTGCCAGCCAGGAGAAGTTCATCATGTACAGCAGCAATCACAGTAAAGAAGAGTCAACGTCACCCAGTGGCAGCTTTTTAACAGCAGACAATAATACAGCTAGAGATGTAAACCAGTCCAGCTCCGACAGCACCGTGTGA